In one Juglans regia cultivar Chandler chromosome 11, Walnut 2.0, whole genome shotgun sequence genomic region, the following are encoded:
- the LOC109005174 gene encoding chorismate mutase 2-like isoform X2, producing the protein MSSILLIFFLVSHGIVRQNHMAMALNDSVSANALTLDSVRDSLVRQEDTIIFALIERTRFPINSPAYNHSYAKFPGYSGSLVQFVVRETEALLAKAGKFTNPEEHPFFPTDLPPSEAPPYNYTKVLHPAAASININKSIWKMYFDELLALFATPGDDGNYASTAASDLVCLQALSRRIHYGKFVAEVKFRESPREYEPAIRSQDRDALMKLLTVESVEEMVKKRVAKKAMVFGQEVTLDNNNAKKGKYKVDPSVVSRLYAEWVMPLTKLVQVEYLLRRLD; encoded by the exons ATGTCGTCGatattactgattttttttctgGTATCTCATGGTATTGTTAGACAAAATCATATGGCAATGGCTCTCAACGATTCTGTTTCGGCGAATGCACTGACGCTTGATTCGGTAAGAGATTCTTTGGTCAGACAAGAAGACACTATCATCTTCGCTCTGATTGAGCGGACCCGGTTCCCCATCAATTCTCCGGCCTACAATCATTCTTACGCTAAGTTTCCTGGGTATTCTGGTTCCTTGGTTCAGTTTGTTGTTAGGGAAACCGAGGCCCTCCTAGCAAAG GCTGGTAAATTTACAAACCCTGAAGAACATCCTTTTTTCCCTACTGACTTACCGCCATCCGAAGCGCCACCTTACAACTATACAAAG GTTTTGCACCCAGCAGCTGCTTCCATTAACATAAATAAGTCCATATGGAAAATGTATTTCGATGAATTGCTTGCGTTGTTTGCTACCCCTGGTGATGATGGCAATTATGCATCAACTGCTGCAAGCGACCTCGTGTGCTTACAG GCGCTCTCCAGAAGAATTCATTATGGAAAGTTTGTAGCTGAGGTGAAATTCAGAGAATCCCCTCGAGAATATGAGCCAGCAATTCGCTCTCAG GACAGAGATGCTTTGATGAAACTGCTGACAGTTGAGAGTGTGGAGGAGATGGTAAAAAAGAGAGTTGCCAAGAAGGCTATGGTGTTTGGACAAGAAGTTACATTGGACAATAACAACGCAAAAAAGGGGAAGTACAAGGTTGATCCGTCTGTTGTTTCTCGCCTTTATGCGGAGTGGGTAATGCCACTCACCAAGCTTGTCCAAGTTGAGTATCTCCTGCGCCGCCTTGATTGA
- the LOC109005174 gene encoding chorismate mutase 2-like isoform X1 produces the protein MAMALNDSVSANALTLDSVRDSLVRQEDTIIFALIERTRFPINSPAYNHSYAKFPGYSGSLVQFVVRETEALLAKAGKFTNPEEHPFFPTDLPPSEAPPYNYTKVLHPAAASININKSIWKMYFDELLALFATPGDDGNYASTAASDLVCLQALSRRIHYGKFVAEVKFRESPREYEPAIRSQDRDALMKLLTVESVEEMVKKRVAKKAMVFGQEVTLDNNNAKKGKYKVDPSVVSRLYAEWVMPLTKLVQVEYLLRRLD, from the exons ATGGCAATGGCTCTCAACGATTCTGTTTCGGCGAATGCACTGACGCTTGATTCGGTAAGAGATTCTTTGGTCAGACAAGAAGACACTATCATCTTCGCTCTGATTGAGCGGACCCGGTTCCCCATCAATTCTCCGGCCTACAATCATTCTTACGCTAAGTTTCCTGGGTATTCTGGTTCCTTGGTTCAGTTTGTTGTTAGGGAAACCGAGGCCCTCCTAGCAAAG GCTGGTAAATTTACAAACCCTGAAGAACATCCTTTTTTCCCTACTGACTTACCGCCATCCGAAGCGCCACCTTACAACTATACAAAG GTTTTGCACCCAGCAGCTGCTTCCATTAACATAAATAAGTCCATATGGAAAATGTATTTCGATGAATTGCTTGCGTTGTTTGCTACCCCTGGTGATGATGGCAATTATGCATCAACTGCTGCAAGCGACCTCGTGTGCTTACAG GCGCTCTCCAGAAGAATTCATTATGGAAAGTTTGTAGCTGAGGTGAAATTCAGAGAATCCCCTCGAGAATATGAGCCAGCAATTCGCTCTCAG GACAGAGATGCTTTGATGAAACTGCTGACAGTTGAGAGTGTGGAGGAGATGGTAAAAAAGAGAGTTGCCAAGAAGGCTATGGTGTTTGGACAAGAAGTTACATTGGACAATAACAACGCAAAAAAGGGGAAGTACAAGGTTGATCCGTCTGTTGTTTCTCGCCTTTATGCGGAGTGGGTAATGCCACTCACCAAGCTTGTCCAAGTTGAGTATCTCCTGCGCCGCCTTGATTGA
- the LOC109005225 gene encoding DNA-directed RNA polymerase D subunit 2b-like, translating into MPMEESSDAKEDIAISKGDNLSNGFVTDEDDEEFIESYSIHDLDQEFLKRFCKKAAMSFFNEYGLISHQINSYNDFIENGLQKVFDSFGEIIVEPGFDPSKKGESEWRYASVRFGKVSLDQPSFWGGEKDNDMFPRHARLQNMTYSSKMKVKIHVQVYTQKLVRSDKFKTGKDQYIDRDVITEDNRDITIGRIPVMVKSDICRMKGAEKRDCEFDNGGYFLIKGAEKTFVAQEQLSMKRLWILNNQGWTVAYKSETKKNRLIMKLVGISKIEDIKGGEKVLTVYFLSTEIPLWILFFALGVSSDREAMDLIDYDIEDASISNILFASIREADEKCGGFRRAKKALSYVDKLVKNTKFPPGESIEECFSKYLFPGLKVPKLKARFLGYMVKCLLQAYTGCRKCDNRDDFRNKRFDLAGELLERELRVHLAHARKRMAKVLQRDLYGERSVRPIEHYLDASIITNGLTRAFSTGAWSHPFKRMERISGVVATLGRTNPLQTLAEMRRTRQQVQYTGKVGDARYPHPSHWGRVCFLSTPDGENCGLVKNLAITGLVSTNILEPMTHIFFDCGMEELADDASMCRKYKVFLNGDWVGVCEDSISFVAELRNKRRQKLLPHQVEIKRDEQHEEVRIFSDAGRILRPLLVVENLNKVKGYKGENYTFQYLLDKGIIELIGTEEEEDCRTAWGIKYLFMEKEGKSPAQYTHCELDMSFLLGLSCGIVPYANHDHARRVLYQSQKHSSQAIGFSTTNPNIRVDTLSHSLLYPQRPLFRTIASDCLGKPGSPLGHHGILPKPELYNGQNAIVAVNVHLGYNQEDSLVMNKASLERGMFRSEHIRSYKAEVDNKETLEKRRKPDDCVNFGKIQSKIGRVDSLDDDGFPFIGANLQSGDIVIGRCAESGNDHSIKLKHTERGMVQKVVLSSNDDGKNFAVVSLRQVRSPCLGDKFSSMHGQKGVLGFLESQENFPFTIQGIVPDIVINPHAFPSRQTPGQLLEAALGKGIACGGSLRYATPFSTLSVDAITEQLHRAGFSRWGNERVYNGRTGERVRSLIFMGPTFYQRLIHMSEDKVKFRNTGPVHPLTRQPVADRKRFGGIKFGEMERDCLIAHGASANLHERLFTLSDSSQMHICQKCKNVANVIQRSVTGGRKIRGPYCRVCESLDDIVKVNVPYGAKLLCQELFSMGINLKFETQLC; encoded by the exons ATGCCAATGGAGGAGTCATCTGATGCCAAGGAAGATATTGCTATTAGTAAGGGTGATAATCTTTCAAATGGGTTTGTTACggatgaagatgatgaggaaTTTATTGAATCATATAGCATACATGATCTGGACCAAGAGTTTTTGAAAAGATTTTGTAAGAAGGCAGCCATGTCATTCTTTAACGAGTATGGTCTCATTAGTCACCAAATTAACTCATACAATGACTTCATTGAGAATGGTCTCCAGAAGGTATTTGATTCTTTTGGTGAGATTATTGTTGAGCCTGGATTTGACCCTTCAAAGAAGGGAGAGAGTGAGTGGCGATATGCTTCAGTTAGATTTGGGAAGGTCAGCCTTGACCAACCAAGCTTCTGGGGTGGTGAGAAGGACAACGATATGTTTCCTAGGCATGCCCGGCTTCAGAACATGACGTACTCATCAAAGATGAAAGTGAAAATTCATGTTCAG GTATATACTCAAAAACTTGTCAGAAGTGACAAGTTTAAAACTGGAAAAGATCAATATATCGACCGAGATGTCATAACTGAAGATAACAGGGATATCACAATAGGGAGGATCCCTGTGATGGTGAAGTCCGATATCTGCCGAATGAAAGGAGCAGAGAAAAGAGACTGTGAGTTTGATAATGGAGGTTATTTTTTGATCAAGGGTGCAGAGAAG ACATTTGTTGCTCAGGAGCAGCTAAGTATGAAGAGGCTTTGGATTTTGAATAATCAAGGTTGGACAGTTGCATACAAGTCAGAAACAAAGAAGAATAGGTTAATCATGAAACTGGTGGGGATTTCTAAAATTGAAGATATCAAAGGAGGAGAGAAAGTTCTTACTGTATATTTCTTGTCGACAGAAATCCCTTTATGGATATTGTTTTTTGCTCTTGGTGTATCATCAGACAGAGAAGCTATGGACCTGATTGATTATGACATTGAAGATGCCAGCATATCGAATATACTGTTTGCCTCAATTCGCGAAGCTGATGAGAAATGTGGTGGCTTTCGTAGAGCAAAGAAAGCTCTAAGTTATGTAGATAAACTTGTAAAGAATACCAAATTTCCTCCTGGGGAATCTATTGAAGAGTGCTTTAGCAAGTATCTGTTTCCGGGACTCAAGGTCCCAAAACTGAAGGCTCGTTTTCTTGGGTATATGGTGAAGTGCCTCCTGCAGGCTTACACTGGCTGCAGAAAATGTGATAACAGGGATGATTTTAGAAACAAGAGGTTTGACTTGGCAGGTGAGCTACTTGAGCGGGAGCTGAGAGTGCATCTTGCACATGCACGGAAGCGCATGGCAAAGGTTTTGCAGAGAGACCTTTATGGAGAGCGTAGTGTGCGTCCAATTGAACACTATCTGGATGCTTCCATAATCACCAATGGTCTTACACGAGCATTCTCAACTGGAGCATGGTCACATCCTTTCAAGAGGATGGAAAGGATTTCAGGTGTAGTGGCAACACTAGGGCGAACAAATCCATTACAGACATTGGCTGAAATGAGGAGAACACGCCAGCAGGTTCAGTACACAGGGAAAGTTGGCGATGCCAGATACCC ACATCCTTCTCACTGGGGGAGGGTATGCTTTCTGTCTACTCCAGACGGTGAAAATTGTGGGCTTGTGAAAAATTTGGCCATCACTGGCCTAGTAAGCACAAACATATTGGAGCCTATGactcatatattttttgattGTGGGATGGAGGAGTTGGCAGATGATGCTTCAATGTGTAGAAAATATAAAGTGTTTTTGAATGGGGACTGGGTTGGAGTTTGTGAAGATTCCATTTCATTTGTTGCTGAGCTCAGGAATAAACGACGCCAAAAGCTGTTGCCACATCAG GTTGAAATCAAAAGAGATGAGCAGCATGAAGAAGTGCGCATATTTTCTGATGCTGGTAGGATTCTACGGCCTCTTTTAGTTGTTGAAAATTTGAACAAGGTTAAAGGATATAAAGGTGAAAATTACACCTTCCAATATCTTTTGGATAAGGGCATAATTGAGCTAATTGGaactgaggaagaagaagactgtCGTACTGCATGGGGCATCAAGTATCTGTTCATGGAAAAAGAGGGAAAGTCACCTGCTCAGTACACCCACTGTGAACTAGATATGTcatttttattaggtttgagCTGTGGAATTGTCCCATATGCAAATCATGACCATGCCAGAAGGGTCCTTTACCAGTCTCAGAAGCACTCTTCACAGGCTATAGGGTTCTCCACAACAAATCCTAACATTAGAGTAGATACTCTGTCTCACAGTCTATTGTATCCTCAGAGGCCACTTTTCAGGACTATCGCCTCTGATTGTCTTGGAAAACCAGGATCTCCTCTGGGTCATCATGGAATACTGCCAAAGCCTGAATTATACAATGGCCAGAATGCTATTGTGGCAGTCAATGTTCACCTAGGGTACAACCAAGAAGACTCCTTGGTGATGAACAAGGCTTCGTTGGAGCGTGGTATGTTTCGGTCTGAGCACATTAGAAGCTATAAGGCCGAGGTTGACAATAAGGAAACTTTGGAAAAGAGGCGGAAACCTGATGATTGTGTCAACTTTGGCAAGATTCAAAGTAAGATTGGACGCGTTGACAGTCTTGATGATGATGGTTTCCCTTTCATTGGTGCAAACCTGCAGAGTGGTGACATTGTCATAGGGAGGTGTGCAGAGTCTGGGAATGACCACAGTATTAAATTGAAGCACACTGAAAGGGGCATGGTTCAGAAAGTTGTGCTGTCTTCTAATGATGATGGAAAGAATTTTGCTGTGGTGTCCCTGAGACAG GTTCGATCCCCATGTCTTGGAGACAAATTCTCAAGCATGCATGGGCAAAAAGGTGTTCTAGGCTTTTTGGAGTCGCAAGAGAACTTCCCTTTCACAATACAAGGGATAGTACCGGATATTGTAATAAATCCACATGCATTTCCTTCACGACAAACTCCTGGTCAACTCCTAGAGGCTGCTTTAGGGAAGGGAATAGCTTGTGGTGGTTCCTTGAGATATGCCACCCCATTCTCCACACTCTCTGTTGATGCCATCACGGAACAGCTTCATAG GGCTGGATTTTCAAGATGGGGAAATGAGAGAGTATACAATGGACGAACTGGCGAAAGGGTTCGCTCCCTCATATTTATGGGCCCAACTTTCTATCAGCGTCTGATTCACATGTCTGAAGACAAGGTCAAATTTCGCAACACTGGTCCAGTCCATCCTCTTACCCGACAACCAGTGGCAGATCGGAAGCGATTTGGTGGGATCAAATTTGGTGAGATGGAGCGTGACTGCCTTATAGCACATGGTGCCTCAGCGAACTTGCATGAACGCCTTTTTACACTCAGTGACTCCTCCCAAATGCACATATGCCAAAAATGCAAAAATGTTGCCAATGTGATCCAACGGTCTGTGACTGGTGGCCGTAAGATTAGGGGTCCGTATTGCCGGGTCTGTGAATCATTAGATGACATTGTAAAGGTTAATGTCCCTTATGGGGCTAAGCTATTGTGCCAGGAACTTTTCAGTATGGGCATAAATCTGAAGTTTGAAACCCAGCTCTGTTGA